From Caballeronia insecticola, a single genomic window includes:
- the accB gene encoding acetyl-CoA carboxylase biotin carboxyl carrier protein, producing the protein MDLRKLKTLIDLVSESGISELEVTEGEGKVRIVKNAAPVYMQAPQQYAPQMQAPAPQPFAAAGESGAPAAAAPAAAAQQGHVVTSPMVGSFYRAPSPGADPFVQVGDTVKEGQTICIIEAMKLLNEIESDKAGVVKEILVENGQAVEYGQPLFVIGD; encoded by the coding sequence ATGGACCTTCGTAAACTCAAAACGCTGATCGACCTCGTCTCGGAATCCGGCATCTCGGAGCTGGAAGTGACGGAAGGCGAAGGCAAGGTTCGCATCGTCAAGAACGCCGCGCCCGTCTACATGCAGGCGCCGCAGCAGTACGCGCCGCAAATGCAGGCGCCCGCGCCGCAACCGTTCGCCGCCGCAGGCGAATCGGGTGCGCCGGCCGCCGCCGCGCCTGCCGCCGCCGCGCAGCAGGGCCATGTCGTGACCTCGCCGATGGTCGGCTCCTTCTACCGCGCGCCGTCGCCGGGTGCGGATCCGTTCGTGCAGGTCGGCGATACGGTCAAGGAAGGCCAGACCATCTGCATCATCGAAGCAATGAAGCTCTTGAACGAAATCGAATCGGACAAGGCCGGCGTCGTGAAGGAAATCCTCGTCGAGAACGGCCAGGCAGTCGAATACGGCCAGCCGCTCTTCGTGATCGGCGACTGA
- the accC gene encoding acetyl-CoA carboxylase biotin carboxylase subunit translates to MFEKILIANRGEIALRIQRACRELGVKTVVVYSEADKEAKYVKLADEAVCIGPAPSNLSYLNMPALISAAEVTDAEAIHPGYGFLSENADFAERVEQSGFTFIGPRPETIRMMGDKVTAKQTMIKTGVPCVPGSEGALPEDPKEIVKIARAVGYPVIIKAAGGGGGRGMRVVHTEAALVNAVNMTREEAGRAFGNPQVYMEKFLENPRHIEIQVLSDSFRNAIWLGERDCSMQRRHQKVIEEAPAPGIARRLIERIGDRCADACKKMGYLGAGTFEFLYENNEFYFIEMNTRVQVEHPVTELITGVDIVQEQIRIAAGEKLAFRQKDIQFRGHAIECRVNAEDPFKFTPSPGRITSWHTPGGPGIRVDSHAYNGYFVPPNYDSMIGKLIAYGATREQAINRMRIALSEMVVEGISTNIPLHRELMIDAKFVEGGTSIHYLENKLAARQAAVAEES, encoded by the coding sequence ATGTTTGAAAAAATTCTCATTGCGAACCGCGGCGAAATCGCGCTTCGCATCCAGCGCGCTTGCCGCGAGCTGGGCGTCAAGACCGTCGTGGTCTATTCGGAAGCCGACAAGGAAGCCAAGTACGTCAAGCTCGCCGATGAAGCCGTCTGCATCGGACCGGCGCCGTCCAATCTCTCCTATCTGAACATGCCGGCGCTCATCAGCGCGGCCGAAGTCACCGACGCCGAAGCCATCCACCCCGGCTACGGCTTCCTCTCCGAAAACGCGGACTTCGCCGAGCGCGTCGAGCAATCGGGTTTCACGTTCATCGGTCCGCGCCCTGAAACCATCCGCATGATGGGCGACAAGGTCACCGCCAAGCAGACGATGATCAAGACCGGCGTGCCGTGCGTGCCGGGTTCGGAAGGCGCGTTGCCGGAAGATCCGAAAGAGATCGTGAAGATTGCGCGCGCGGTCGGCTATCCGGTCATCATTAAGGCGGCGGGCGGCGGCGGCGGGCGCGGCATGCGCGTGGTGCATACGGAAGCGGCGCTCGTCAACGCGGTCAACATGACGCGCGAGGAAGCGGGACGCGCCTTCGGCAACCCGCAGGTGTACATGGAGAAGTTTCTCGAGAATCCGCGCCACATCGAGATTCAGGTGCTGTCGGATTCGTTCCGCAACGCAATCTGGCTCGGCGAGCGCGACTGTTCGATGCAGCGCCGTCACCAGAAGGTGATCGAGGAAGCGCCGGCGCCGGGCATCGCGCGCCGGCTGATCGAGCGTATCGGCGACCGCTGCGCCGACGCATGCAAGAAGATGGGCTATCTCGGCGCGGGCACGTTCGAATTCCTGTACGAGAACAACGAGTTCTACTTCATCGAGATGAACACGCGCGTGCAGGTGGAGCATCCGGTGACGGAACTCATCACCGGCGTGGATATCGTGCAGGAGCAGATCCGCATCGCTGCCGGCGAGAAGCTCGCGTTTCGCCAGAAGGACATCCAGTTCCGCGGCCACGCGATCGAATGCCGCGTCAACGCGGAAGATCCGTTCAAGTTCACGCCGTCGCCGGGACGCATCACGTCGTGGCATACGCCGGGCGGCCCCGGCATCCGCGTCGATTCGCACGCCTACAACGGCTATTTCGTCCCGCCGAACTACGATTCGATGATCGGCAAGCTCATCGCGTACGGCGCGACGCGCGAACAGGCGATCAACCGTATGCGCATCGCGCTGTCGGAGATGGTCGTGGAAGGCATCTCGACCAACATTCCGCTGCATCGCGAGTTGATGATCGACGCGAAGTTCGTCGAAGGCGGCACGAGCATTCACTATCTCGAGAACAAGCTGGCCGCGCGTCAGGCGGCCGTGGCGGAAGAGTCGTGA
- the prmA gene encoding 50S ribosomal protein L11 methyltransferase, whose amino-acid sequence MSYRELIAELDREHAEALSDALLEVGALSVSVEDADADTPDEQPLFGEPGLVPETSAWRRSRVVALLAEDAEPAVLLAAAANDIGLKKTPTFTVRNVEEQDWVRLTQAQFEPISIGERIWVVPSWHDAPDPDALVLELDPGLAFGTGSHPTTRLCMEWLEQSVKPGQSLLDYGCGSGILAILAKKCGADPVYGIDIDPQAVESARQNSTRNRADVTYGLPDECPAGEFDIVVANILSNPLKLMASMLASKVKPGGRIALSGVLARQAEEVAAAYANWIDIGVWREHEGWVCLAGTRRESH is encoded by the coding sequence ATGAGCTACCGGGAACTGATCGCCGAGCTGGACCGCGAGCACGCGGAGGCGCTGTCGGATGCGCTGCTTGAAGTGGGCGCGCTGTCGGTGTCCGTCGAAGATGCCGATGCCGATACGCCCGACGAGCAGCCGCTCTTCGGCGAACCGGGACTCGTGCCCGAGACGAGCGCGTGGAGGCGCTCGCGCGTCGTCGCACTGCTGGCCGAAGACGCCGAACCGGCTGTGCTGCTGGCGGCCGCCGCCAACGACATCGGTCTGAAAAAAACGCCAACGTTTACGGTGCGCAATGTCGAGGAACAGGACTGGGTGCGTCTGACGCAAGCTCAGTTCGAGCCGATTTCGATCGGCGAGCGCATCTGGGTCGTGCCGTCGTGGCACGACGCACCCGACCCCGACGCGCTCGTGCTCGAACTTGATCCGGGTCTCGCGTTCGGGACCGGCAGCCATCCGACCACGCGCCTGTGCATGGAATGGCTGGAACAGTCGGTCAAGCCGGGACAGTCGCTGCTCGACTACGGTTGCGGCTCCGGCATTCTCGCGATCCTCGCGAAGAAGTGCGGCGCCGATCCGGTTTATGGCATCGACATCGATCCGCAGGCGGTCGAGTCCGCGCGTCAAAACAGCACGCGCAATCGCGCCGACGTCACCTACGGATTGCCCGATGAATGTCCCGCCGGCGAGTTCGATATCGTCGTCGCGAATATTCTCTCGAATCCGCTCAAGCTGATGGCGTCGATGCTCGCCTCGAAGGTGAAGCCGGGCGGCAGGATCGCGCTTTCCGGCGTGCTCGCTCGGCAAGCCGAGGAAGTTGCGGCGGCTTATGCGAACTGGATCGACATCGGCGTCTGGCGCGAACACGAAGGCTGGGTCTGCCTTGCGGGAACGCGGCGCGAAAGTCATTAA
- a CDS encoding zinc-ribbon and DUF3426 domain-containing protein — MALATRCPHCETVFKLDPHLLAPHDGRVRCGHCQEVFDAAHHRFELPEDTVAPGEAQHAAIIDDEAAVGPSTHASASAAADAPDARSLTPRTLDLGTKQAEVPPSPLAPPPVEAHPDDDSDRTVYAGAPTAPAFAGASTHAHASPPRTETAPPAQAAAANEPSAEPAEPARVKQFIRVGTPPSNLPTHAQSRADVPPVEPPAPPASFDPLTDRAEPFIGPVHTPHDTTPEAPAARPAPAPEPAAASAWRDDAEPGFGGRPPGGAHPASANEAFPVTRETRASAPVAAAKGGSRGKRITGIIVAVLLALLLVVQLAWWQRETVMVYVPGSQALYTQACDALGCTISPPRAIDGLQIESSGLRQVDGPHKLELKLSLRNRLDVALAYPALELTLLDDKNNVAIRRVLWPQDYARPGTIFAIGLPPQSAQPVVVRLDTGDTVAANYRVQVFYP; from the coding sequence ATGGCGCTGGCCACCCGCTGCCCTCACTGCGAAACCGTCTTCAAGCTCGACCCGCACCTGCTCGCGCCGCATGACGGCCGCGTGCGCTGCGGGCATTGCCAGGAAGTCTTCGACGCCGCGCATCATCGCTTCGAATTGCCCGAGGACACGGTCGCGCCGGGCGAGGCGCAGCATGCCGCCATCATCGACGACGAAGCGGCCGTCGGTCCATCGACACATGCTTCCGCTTCCGCTGCCGCCGACGCGCCCGATGCGCGTTCGCTGACGCCGCGCACGCTCGATCTCGGCACGAAGCAGGCCGAGGTGCCACCCTCGCCTCTTGCGCCGCCGCCTGTCGAGGCTCACCCCGACGACGACTCCGACCGGACCGTCTACGCCGGCGCACCCACCGCGCCTGCTTTCGCGGGTGCCTCCACGCACGCGCACGCAAGCCCGCCGCGCACGGAGACCGCGCCTCCCGCGCAGGCCGCGGCGGCGAACGAGCCGTCCGCCGAGCCAGCGGAACCGGCGCGTGTGAAGCAGTTCATTCGCGTGGGCACGCCGCCGTCCAATCTGCCGACGCATGCGCAGTCGCGCGCGGATGTTCCGCCCGTCGAGCCGCCCGCGCCGCCTGCGTCCTTCGATCCGCTCACCGATCGTGCCGAGCCGTTCATCGGCCCGGTGCACACGCCGCACGACACGACACCCGAGGCGCCCGCCGCGCGCCCCGCGCCTGCGCCCGAACCCGCCGCCGCGTCCGCGTGGCGCGACGACGCCGAGCCCGGCTTCGGCGGCCGGCCGCCCGGCGGCGCGCATCCGGCCAGCGCCAACGAAGCGTTTCCGGTCACGCGCGAAACGCGCGCGTCCGCGCCGGTAGCGGCGGCCAAAGGCGGGAGCCGGGGCAAGCGTATCACGGGGATCATCGTCGCGGTGTTGCTGGCGCTGCTGCTCGTCGTACAGCTCGCCTGGTGGCAGCGCGAAACGGTGATGGTCTACGTTCCCGGCTCGCAGGCCCTCTATACACAAGCGTGCGACGCGCTCGGCTGCACGATCTCGCCGCCGCGCGCCATCGACGGACTGCAGATCGAAAGCTCCGGCCTGCGCCAGGTCGACGGTCCGCACAAGCTCGAACTGAAGCTGTCGCTGCGCAATCGCCTGGATGTGGCACTCGCCTATCCCGCGCTCGAACTCACGCTGCTCGACGACAAGAACAATGTCGCGATTCGCCGGGTGCTTTGGCCGCAGGATTACGCGCGACCGGGTACGATATTCGCCATCGGCCTTCCGCCGCAAAGCGCGCAACCGGTTGTCGTCCGGCTCGATACGGGCGATACGGTCGCCGCGAACTACCGGGTTCAGGTCTTCTACCCATGA
- the tpx gene encoding thiol peroxidase, whose product MSQVTLGGNPIDVSGTFPAKGQQAPEFSLVGTDLGDVKLAGFAGKRKVLNIVPSLDTPTCATSTRKFNEAAAKLDNTVVVVVSGDLPFAAKRFCTTEGIENVVTASTFRGHEFAQAYGVDVTSGPLKGLTARAVVVLDENNKVLHSELVPEIKEEPNYDAALAALK is encoded by the coding sequence ATGAGTCAAGTTACCCTCGGCGGCAATCCCATCGACGTAAGCGGCACGTTCCCGGCCAAGGGCCAGCAGGCGCCCGAGTTCTCGCTCGTCGGCACGGATCTCGGCGACGTCAAGCTCGCGGGTTTCGCCGGCAAGCGCAAGGTGCTGAACATCGTGCCGAGCCTCGACACGCCGACCTGCGCCACTTCCACTCGCAAGTTCAACGAAGCCGCGGCCAAGCTCGACAACACCGTGGTCGTGGTGGTCTCGGGCGATCTGCCGTTCGCGGCGAAGCGCTTCTGCACGACCGAAGGCATCGAAAACGTGGTTACGGCTTCGACCTTCCGCGGCCACGAGTTCGCGCAGGCTTATGGCGTCGACGTGACGAGCGGTCCGCTCAAGGGCCTGACGGCGCGTGCGGTCGTCGTGCTCGACGAGAACAACAAGGTGCTGCACTCGGAACTCGTTCCGGAAATCAAGGAAGAACCGAATTACGATGCAGCGCTCGCCGCGCTGAAGTAA